One window of the Chryseobacterium sp. CY350 genome contains the following:
- a CDS encoding T9SS type A sorting domain-containing protein has protein sequence MKRFLLLCFIIFNIASNAQITLGAGSASVGVAPISTYYGYSYVQQIFTKNEINANAAGNITGLKFYLSPGSSIANSSNWKIYLGTTSKTTFTSNSNWIPLSQLTQVFSGTVSSVSGVVTITFPVPYNYNNLSNLVIAAEENSAGYDENGFDDAFFGYNSTASSVLYFQDDTINPNPLSPPTGSLGNKKSAVTFSGLNSSSTIACPDVTYPQNNALFIPLLPTITWNAVSGATGYKVTIGTLPGGSDIVNQQTVSTNSFLVPASLAANSMYYLKVVAVNASGESQGCSTGMFRTTPGQPGNDECANAITLTVNPNATCTSSVQGYTLGATNSGSAVSPCYGNADDDVWFKFIATATSHKISLNNVESIGTVDSDDIYFQVFSGSCGSLSSVLCSDPSASLVTGLTVGSTYYVRVYSYDGAGSNQSFNICIGTIPPPPANDVCSAAVSANIFPFSYTQNDALGATNSSGFLNACTDGMNDGTWFSFVGNGGNVDVIVTMPAGSSFDPQVGVFTGNCGSLVCFETEDTGGDGEAEIITLSTVAGTIYYINVGHYDEINDDFEDTFTINISSNFLLATEVSPVKDKVRVYPNPFSEMINISDAENVKSMFVSDMAGRTLRNIENPASVILLNELKSGMYIVTLMMKDGSKQSLKIIKK, from the coding sequence ATGAAAAGATTTTTACTTTTATGCTTTATTATTTTTAATATTGCGTCAAATGCCCAAATTACTTTGGGCGCAGGAAGCGCATCAGTAGGTGTTGCGCCGATAAGTACATACTACGGTTACTCGTATGTTCAGCAGATTTTTACAAAAAATGAAATCAATGCCAATGCTGCGGGAAATATTACCGGGCTTAAATTTTATCTCAGTCCGGGATCAAGCATAGCCAACTCGTCAAACTGGAAAATTTATTTGGGTACAACTTCAAAAACCACCTTTACATCAAACTCAAATTGGATTCCTCTCTCTCAGCTTACACAGGTTTTCTCGGGAACAGTTTCCAGCGTAAGCGGAGTTGTTACCATTACTTTTCCTGTGCCTTACAACTATAATAATTTAAGTAATTTAGTAATAGCTGCAGAAGAAAATTCTGCCGGATATGACGAGAATGGTTTTGATGATGCGTTTTTTGGTTACAATTCTACCGCAAGTTCAGTTCTTTATTTTCAGGATGATACCATTAATCCTAATCCTTTGTCTCCGCCAACTGGATCTCTCGGTAATAAAAAATCAGCTGTTACCTTTAGTGGTTTAAATTCCAGTTCCACAATTGCTTGTCCGGATGTTACTTATCCTCAAAATAATGCACTATTTATCCCTTTATTACCCACAATCACATGGAATGCAGTTTCTGGTGCGACAGGTTATAAAGTGACAATCGGGACTCTTCCTGGTGGTTCAGACATTGTCAATCAGCAAACTGTATCTACAAACAGCTTTCTGGTTCCTGCAAGTTTAGCTGCAAATTCTATGTACTATCTAAAGGTAGTTGCAGTTAATGCTTCTGGAGAATCACAGGGTTGCTCAACAGGGATGTTCAGAACGACGCCGGGACAACCTGGTAATGACGAATGTGCTAATGCGATTACATTAACTGTAAATCCTAATGCAACTTGCACATCTTCTGTACAAGGTTACACTTTGGGAGCGACAAATTCAGGATCGGCGGTATCGCCTTGTTACGGAAATGCAGATGATGATGTTTGGTTTAAATTTATTGCAACTGCAACTTCGCACAAGATTTCCCTAAACAATGTTGAATCTATTGGTACTGTTGATAGCGATGATATTTATTTTCAGGTTTTTAGCGGATCATGCGGAAGCTTGTCAAGTGTGTTATGTTCAGATCCTTCAGCATCTCTGGTAACTGGTCTTACTGTCGGAAGTACTTATTACGTAAGGGTTTACAGTTACGATGGTGCGGGTAGCAATCAAAGTTTTAACATTTGTATTGGTACAATTCCGCCACCGCCTGCCAATGATGTTTGCTCCGCAGCTGTTTCAGCGAATATTTTCCCTTTTTCGTACACTCAGAATGACGCTTTGGGAGCAACCAACAGTTCAGGGTTTTTAAACGCCTGTACCGACGGAATGAATGACGGTACATGGTTCAGCTTCGTTGGCAACGGCGGAAATGTTGATGTTATTGTAACGATGCCTGCCGGTAGTTCTTTTGATCCTCAAGTTGGCGTTTTTACAGGAAACTGTGGCTCATTAGTATGTTTCGAAACGGAAGATACAGGTGGAGATGGCGAAGCTGAAATCATTACTTTATCAACAGTTGCCGGAACAATATATTACATCAACGTTGGTCATTATGATGAGATTAATGATGATTTTGAAGATACTTTTACCATCAATATTTCTTCAAATTTTCTTTTGGCTACAGAAGTTTCGCCAGTAAAAGATAAAGTAAGAGTTTATCCAAATCCGTTTTCAGAAATGATTAATATTTCAGATGCTGAAAACGTAAAATCGATGTTTGTGAGTGATATGGCTGGTAGAACTTTGAGAAATATAGAAAATCCGGCTTCAGTTATTCTGTTAAATGAATTAAAATCCGGAATGTATATTGTAACATTAATGATGAAAGATGGATCTAAACAATCTCTGAAAATCATTAAAAAATAA
- a CDS encoding ion transporter has protein sequence MEREHDLVPGDKLWKRFLYRVIYRSDTKLGKLFDVALLVLILISTSIIMMESIPKLDKKFHVYFIISEWIISVIFTAEYWMRIAVLKSKKNYIFSFFGIIDFLSLVPFYLSFFFPITKYFLIFRMLRMLRIFRIFNLLDFMNDGFVIVRALKNSSRKIYIFLLFLIIFSVIVGSLMFMVEGGRPGFETIPQSIYWAVVTVTTVGYGDVSPITPMGKFFAVILMLAGYSIIAVPTGIVTAEMRNKRQNLELICERCGNEDIDDDARYCKQCGKKLA, from the coding sequence ATGGAAAGAGAGCACGATCTTGTTCCGGGAGACAAACTCTGGAAAAGATTTCTGTACCGCGTAATATACCGTTCTGACACGAAGCTTGGAAAGCTGTTTGACGTTGCATTACTCGTTCTCATTCTTATAAGTACTTCTATCATTATGATGGAAAGCATACCAAAACTAGATAAAAAATTTCATGTTTATTTTATCATCAGCGAGTGGATCATTTCTGTAATTTTTACCGCTGAATACTGGATGCGAATTGCAGTTTTAAAAAGCAAAAAAAATTACATTTTCAGTTTTTTTGGAATCATAGATTTTCTCTCGCTCGTTCCTTTTTATTTGAGTTTCTTTTTCCCTATCACCAAGTATTTTCTGATTTTCAGAATGTTGCGAATGCTGAGAATTTTCAGAATTTTTAATCTTTTGGATTTTATGAATGACGGTTTTGTCATTGTGAGAGCACTAAAAAACAGTTCACGAAAAATCTATATTTTCCTATTATTTTTAATTATATTTTCTGTCATTGTAGGTTCCCTGATGTTTATGGTAGAAGGTGGAAGACCAGGTTTTGAGACCATTCCTCAATCGATCTATTGGGCTGTAGTAACGGTAACTACCGTAGGTTACGGAGATGTTTCTCCTATTACACCGATGGGGAAATTCTTTGCTGTAATCCTAATGCTGGCCGGATATTCTATCATTGCAGTTCCTACAGGAATTGTAACTGCGGAGATGCGAAACAAAAGACAAAACCTGGAATTGATCTGTGAGCGGTGCGGAAATGAAGATATTGATGATGATGCTAGGTACTGCAAGCAGTGTGGCAAGAAATTAGCATAG
- a CDS encoding Nif3-like dinuclear metal center hexameric protein: protein MTIQKVIAEIEKHIAISQAEDFDNVGLLCGLPERNVSGILVCHDALENVVDEAIHRNCNLIVCFHPIIFSGLKSLTGKNYVERAVLKAIENRVAIYAIHTAFDNDFYGVNAGICNLLDLKNLKILQPKKNNLKQLNVYVPKDHSENVKEALLSAGAGNIGFYDECSFTTEGKGTFRPIEGSNPFSGEQNIRENAIENMISVIFESFKQNQIINAMKSAHPYEEVAHQIYSLENENHYSGLGIYGEFETEIDENYFLNFVKEKFNLNVIKHSDLNNKKIKRVGVLGGSGASGIKAALSNKCDAYLTGDLKYHDYFLAESKMLICDIGHYESEQLVSQQLFEILSQKFSTFAVLKSSEKTNPVNYFL from the coding sequence ATGACAATACAAAAAGTAATTGCCGAGATAGAAAAACACATAGCCATTTCACAGGCTGAAGATTTTGATAATGTAGGACTTCTCTGTGGTTTGCCGGAACGCAATGTTTCCGGGATTCTGGTTTGTCACGACGCGTTAGAAAATGTTGTGGATGAAGCAATACACAGAAACTGTAATTTAATTGTCTGCTTCCATCCGATCATTTTTTCTGGTTTAAAATCTTTAACGGGAAAAAATTATGTGGAAAGAGCAGTTTTAAAAGCCATTGAAAATAGAGTCGCAATTTATGCCATTCACACCGCTTTCGATAATGATTTTTATGGAGTGAATGCCGGAATTTGCAATCTTTTAGATTTGAAAAATTTAAAAATCCTTCAACCTAAAAAAAATAATCTAAAGCAATTAAATGTTTATGTTCCAAAAGATCATTCTGAAAATGTAAAAGAAGCTCTTTTATCTGCGGGAGCCGGAAATATTGGTTTTTACGACGAGTGTAGTTTTACCACAGAAGGAAAAGGAACATTCCGACCGATCGAAGGTTCGAATCCGTTTTCCGGTGAGCAAAATATCCGTGAAAACGCTATTGAAAACATGATCTCGGTGATTTTTGAATCGTTTAAACAAAATCAAATTATTAACGCCATGAAATCTGCTCATCCGTATGAAGAAGTTGCGCATCAAATTTATAGTCTTGAAAATGAAAATCATTATTCAGGTTTAGGAATTTATGGTGAATTTGAAACCGAAATCGACGAAAATTATTTCCTCAATTTTGTAAAAGAAAAATTTAATTTAAATGTTATTAAACATTCAGATTTAAATAATAAAAAAATAAAGAGGGTAGGAGTTTTAGGCGGTTCGGGAGCTAGCGGAATAAAAGCGGCACTTTCAAATAAATGTGATGCCTATCTTACCGGAGATCTGAAATACCACGACTATTTTCTGGCGGAATCTAAAATGCTGATCTGCGATATCGGACATTACGAATCTGAGCAATTGGTAAGTCAACAATTATTTGAAATTTTGTCACAAAAATTTAGTACATTTGCAGTCTTAAAATCTAGTGAAAAAACAAACCCAGTAAATTATTTCCTATAG